A region from the Helicoverpa armigera isolate CAAS_96S chromosome 6, ASM3070526v1, whole genome shotgun sequence genome encodes:
- the LOC110376965 gene encoding E3 ubiquitin-protein ligase lubel isoform X4 produces MVTSVESGHNFFLEKMLKGRGRDPRGVTSPPPAHLASVLRPPAHAHAAMRPTTPTMHRGPALRPEPDYEVVEFPSEQYVNAKIQPPPPPPPRPPTGHPVDAGASCGLCGGGGARVRCAECGRRALCASCDDMYHRHPKRRHHQRQALSPSQLREERPPLPPKAAPPVPPPRKHKISGDRMSASPKPPVLDQRRATLSSPRHVSMMMGAHSQGPPLSPGNHISPQHAQQQIPLHLQAKLTTTPTPHHLGSMPFLPTNMHMNGAPHAPGQGQQSNTLSHTHINAAWNRPRGSLQGFGVQPNMAMPTEQWDNSDNMGPTMHSWGRPLRRGASVLELGGGAVSGCAGCAHCAPVPWRYGSCASLDHPWANTNPGWAPSCCPPGHPNQNMPPHQHPHLHQPQTPQPYRRVESRAVSRVASRAGSRAASPAMSVRSRTSRRTKHRTPSPPPLPSSDADSESESDSDHDLPAKQQEKAEDSLGPAPPPPNSTWQCEHCTYVNEPGVRVCAICCRTPVTVPKTITTDITENVERLKITHTQSPSPARVTEEPRFARVSDAEKSKTRSKKERTSTGCGPSPPREGNIAKKSINRLVTPTRESSTNNHNQDKLQSRHDMAVGPSPPREVRNGTRHEMSTDMSPPRDTNKTMRVSPFRDSRNSPRPEVPKRHSISVGPSPPREDTYVNAPVRNSQNVQKKSTGTSPPKDVAVEQRSSSAATNRTNVSNTGTSPPPQSISTQTYEVPNTNAWERAPSVSRSRPRRRFRDDSRRERSQSRHSMSSDTRESDRSIRTAGPSNRWEWRERDSSPGDWGDNYSRLSRRASHLDLRRSRPNRRSTYYGSEAPSPERQPTTRAISLEALAGAGAKREAERGMELAQLMSEAESLGFSAAEVQAALTQSPASPLAWLRERWPSLCAGVRAAAARLAPTAAITELEARAALARHRGAMWPAVTECVERHRRKAEMIGVGEEGRLRGHVWGSPVGADDDAVPPRSSSRQSHRMRAEDSSDEFEAPTPPIFQEDDWMYLPLNVNLDDYDRETNVQPNTVNNQKITESKDDVVKKIKTLLQEAGVPAIDENLLLRGLLSNNNLNMKTPQVDLIQSENDFIDAYNALTRSSPLPNIDKATTKTNILNENQFQLQNELKQVAVVNKNETKNHTPIPSDEITSQRIQQQQQMDTPDNNKQKPKIANSKQITKKKDDIPLETQQAEQKVENSEVNIIIQKSSHSEQNLSNSTDQNRSKLILEYNGSNIPENPNKAEDRNSENNVLRPTEDKSNNLTDIVDNTQRLIQQMKEEINSDINSIDGRTISQSESESGSDESSDEQESSYSESEERTDHITSDEKEVTSSEDEEPSEKPQAAQYVTSSEENDNFEEALDHVENQLEDFKHANIEMLDSIARTLQEEHTITLELNETQQQNVSKPLKEDVNNNLFNAVNSFEEIYEELNSQNNVDKSSNNEQMKTQNNENNYQNIELFAKEAVILSVIKPIASTQLVISENINPVFNAVLENIEVQENNAVIENLEKKSQEVIEPASLNEGDNTQLDSDNAQIDENVSPDDLMPDSDTLVHAVEPQEILLENGDNDQVKTLHANEINSYTEDSLQINPLTETEKADSPRNDKNIVSEQIPFDSPTDNSNVKNSIANKSSIPKLIRILPNVKSKSDKASPKLIVSKVPVRRTSLKQYPAPAPPKSHFGNIQSGHVKQLQTRLFNNKATPSKPVATTSEMPVVQATTSTLHKKKPAPLPPLKHNLEKQLSPPKTTTPPKEKKPFFRETCRTEDEWTDSDSENSQVQIIRPTEEPKHSPPSPPPPITVRRVSGQIIDLAKVRLPEGSPERQARMLLAEGATETWEQAQLAVELISQGADTPAALLAALECIDMSSALAYLYQDCELCASRLPEHEMVSMLRCTHRCCRECAHHYFTVQITERSIADCVCPYCKLPELESLPEDAWLEYFAHLDILLKTLLEIDVHELFQRKLRDRTLARDPNFRWCMECSSGFFVHPKQKKIRCPECRSISCATCRKPWNTNHEGLTCEQYTAWLEDNDPERSVTAIQQHLRDNGLECPRCHFKYSLSRGGCMHFTCTQCKYEFCYGCGKPFTMGARCGLSEYCAKLGLHAHHPRNCLFYLRDKEPHELQTLLQMNNVTYETNAADGSTGRCPVQLQRETPTGLVDGTCGSEVPANFAGLCKMHYVEYLAGLARGLDPIPIMDVSELVAELRRRALPLPERGPWDTDPIYAGMCAEIVKEKIPLD; encoded by the exons atggTTACCTCCGTGGAATCAGGACACAACTTCTTTTTAGAAA AGATGCTGAAGGGTCGCGGGCGGGACCCGCGCGGCGTGACGTCGCCGCCGCCGGCGCACCTCGCCAGCGTGCTGCGGCCGCCCGCGCACGCGCACGCAGCGATGCGACCCACCACGCCGACCATGCACCGAGGGCCGGCGCTCAGGCCCGAACCCGACTATGAGGTGGTGGAGTTCCCAAGTGAACAATACGTCAATGCGAAGATACagccgccaccgccgccgcccccGCGACCACCGACAG GTCACCCGGTCGACGCAGGCGCATCGTGTGGGctgtgcggcggcggcggagcgCGCGTGCGCTGCGCTGAGTGCGGGCGCCGCGCGCTCTGCGCCTCCTGCGACGACATGTACCACCGGCACCCCAAGCGCAGGCATCATCAGCGACAG gCGTTATCACCATCGCAATTACGAGAAGAAAGGCCACCACTTCCGCCGAAGGCAGCGCCACCTGTGCCGCCGCCGCGTAAACATAAG ATAAGCGGAGATAGAATGAGCGCTAGTCCGAAGCCGCCCGTACTGGATCAACGAAGAGCAACACTAAGCTCACCGCGCCACGTGTCCATGATGATGGGGGCACATAGTCAGGGGCCTCCTCTGTCTCCTGGCAACCACATCTCGCCTCAACATGCTCAGCAGCAGATACCCCTGCATCTTCAAGCTAAACTTACCACGACGCCGACACCGCACCACCTCGGCAGTATGCCATTCCTGCCAACCAATATGCATATGAATGGTGCACCGCATGCTCCTGGACAAGGACAACAATCCAATACTCTTTCACACACTCACATAAATGCAGCTTGGAACCGCCCTCGGGGATCACTACAGGGTTTTGGAGTTCAACCGAACATG gctATGCCAACCGAGCAATGGGACAATTCAGACAACATGGGTCCCACTATGCACAGTTGGGGTCGACCTCTGCGTCGGGGTGCATCCGTGCTGGAACTTGGCGGCGGTGCTGTGTCAGGTTGCGCCGGCTGCGCTCACTGCGCCCCCGTGCCCTGGCGGTATGGTAGCTGTGCCAGTCTCGACCACCCCTGGGCGAACACTAACCCTGGATGGGCACCTTCTTGCTGCCCACCTGGTCATCCAAATCAAAACATGCCACCACACCAACACCCACATCTACACCAACCACAAACACCTCAGCCTTATAGAAGAG TTGAAAGTCGTGCAGTTTCTCGTGTTGCATCACGTGCTGGATCCCGGGCAGCGTCTCCAGCTATGAGTGTACGATCCCGAACATCTAGACGCACGAAGCATCGCACGCCATCACCGCCGCCATTGCCGTCTAGCGATGCCGATTCAGAGAGCGAAAGCGACAGTGACCATGACCTTCCTGCCAAGCAACAAGAGAAGGCAGAAGATTCTTTGGGACCCGCCCCTCCACCACCTAATTCAACTTGGCAATGCGAGCACTGCACGTATGTGAACGAGCCCGGCGTTCGAGTGTGTGCTATCTGCTGCCGTACACCTGTTACTGTTCCTAAAACGATTACCACGGATATTACTGAAAATGTTGAAAGACTGAAAATCACTCATACTCAATCTCCATCACCTGCACGTGTCACTGAGGAGCCCCGGTTTGCGCGAg TTTCAGATGCAGAAAAATCTAAAACGAGATCTAAGAAGGAACGCACATCTACCGGATGCGGGCCATCACCACCTCGAGAAGGAAATATTGCTAAGAAGTCAATAAACCGACTCGTTACACCAACGAGAGAATCGAGTACTAACAATCATAATCAAGACAAACTGCAAAGTAGACACGATATGGCTGTAGGACCTTCACCACCTCGAGAAGTTAGAAATGGCACGAGACATGAAATGAGCACCGACATGTCTCCTCCACgagacacaaacaaaacaatgcgAGTTTCACCTTTTCGCGATAGTAGGAATTCGCCGCGGCCTGAGGTACCAAAGCGCCACAGCATATCGGTGGGGCCTTCACCACCAAGGGAGGACACTTATGTTAACGCACCAGTGAGAAATTCTCAAAATGTCCAAAAAAAGTCCACTGGGACTTCTCCGCCTAAAGACGTTGCTGTTGAGCAGCGATCTTCATCGGCAGCCACTAACAGAACGAATGTATCTAATACTGGCACCTCTCCACCTCCACAAAGTATTTCCAcacag ACATATGAAGTTCCCAATACAAACGCTTGGGAACGCGCGCCCTCCGTGTCAAGATCTCGACCGAGGAGACGGTTCCGAGACGATAGTAGGAGAGAACGGTCTCAAAGCAGACATTCGATGTCAAGCGATACTCGT GAAAGCGATCGTAGCATCCGGACAGCTGGCCCAAGTAACAGATGGGAGTGGCGCGAACGTGACAGCAGCCCTGGAGACTGGGGTGATAACTACAGTCGCTTGTCCCGCCGCGCATCACATCTCGATCTACGCCGCTCACGCCCTAATCGTCGCTCTACATATTATGGCTCCGAG GCACCATCACCAGAGCGACAACCTACAACTCGGGCCATTTCGCTAGAAGCTCTTGCTGGAGCCGGAGCTAAGCGAGAAGCGGAAAGAGGGATGGAACTAGCGCAACTAATGAGTGAAGCTGAATCGCTAGGTTTCAGCGCTGCTGAAGTGCAAGCAGCACTAACACAAAGTCCAGCATCGCCACTGGCTTGGTTGCGAGAACGTTGGCCGAGTCTGTGCGCAGGCGTGCGTGCTGCCGCCGCACGTCTTGCACCTACAGCTGCCATCACTGAATTGGAAGCTAGGGCAGCTCTCGCTAGACATAGAGGAGCTATGTGGCCGGCTGTGACAGAATGTGTCGAAAGACACAGACGAAAG GCGGAGATGATAGGCGTCGGAGAAGAAGGAAGACTACGAGGGCATGTCTGGGGTTCCCCTGTGGGAGCAGATGACGACGCAGTTCCACCACGCTCTTCATCCCGCCAATCTCACCGCATGCGCG CAGAAGATAGTTCAGATGAGTTTGAAGCACCGACACCACCCATATTCCAAGAGGATGACTGGATGTATTTACCGCTAAACGTGAATTTAGATGATTACGACAGAGAAACTAATGTACAACCAAATACagtaaataatcaaaaaataactGAAAGCAAAGATGATGTcgtcaaaaaaatcaaaacacttCTCCAAGAAGCAGGAGTTCCTGCCATTGATGAAAATTTGCTGTTACGTGGATTGCTGTCTAATAATAACTTGAATATGAAGACACCACAGGTTGATTTAATCCAATCCGAAAATGATTTTATAGACGCCTACAATGCACTAACAAGGTCAAGCCCATTACCTAATATAGATAAAGCTACCAccaaaactaatattttaaatgaaaaccaATTTCAATtgcaaaatgaattaaaacaagttgcagttgtaaataaaaatgaaactaaaaatCATACACCAATCCCTTCTGATGAAATTACATCGCAACGCATACAGCAGCAACAGCAAATGGACACGCCtgataataacaaacaaaaaccgAAGATAGCAAAcagtaaacaaataacaaaaaaaaaagatgatatACCTTTAGAAACACAACAAGCGGAACAAAAAGTTGAAAACTCGGAAGTTAACATTATCATACAGAAAAGTTCGCATAGTGAGCAGAATCTGAGTAATTCAACTGATCAAAACCgatctaaattaattttagaatacaATGGATCAAACATTCCAGAAAATCCTAACAAAGCTGAAGATAGAAATTCAGAAAACAACGTTCTCAGACCAACGGAAGATAAATCGAACAACCTTACAGACATAGTCGACAACACACAAAGACTTATTCAACAAATGAAGGAAGAAATAAACTCTGATATTAATTCCATAGATGGAAGAACAATATCACAAAGTGAATCCGAATCCGGCTCTGATGAATCAAGTGATGAACAAGAATCAAGTTATAGTGAATCTGAAGAAAGAACAGACCATATAACCTCAGATGAAAAAGAAGTCACAAGTTCTGAAGACGAGGAGCCCTCTGAAAAACCACAAGCTGCACAATATGTCACAAGTTCTGaggaaaatgataattttgaaGAAGCTTTAGATCATGTAGAAAACCAATTAGAAGATTTTAAACATGCAAACATTGAAATGCTAGATTCGATTGCTCGTACATTACAAGAAGAGCATACTATTACATTAGAGTTAAATGAAACACAGCAACAGAATGTTTCAAAGCCCCTGAAAGAAGATgtaaataacaatttgtttaatgCTGTAAATAGTTTTGAGGAAATTTATGAAGAACTAAACAGTCAAAATAATGTTGACAAAAGCAGTAATAATGAACAAATGAAAACACAGAACAACGAAAATAACTATCAAAACATAGAATTGTTTGCAAAAGAGGCGGTGATTTTGTCCGTAATAAAACCAATAGCTTCGACTCAATTAGTAATATCAGAAAATATAAACCCTGTCTTTAATGCCGTCCTAGAAAACATAGAAGTACAAGAAAATAATGCTGTCATTGAAAATTTAGAAAAGAAATCACAAGAAGTAATAGAACCGGCATCATTAAATGAAGGAGATAATACTCAACTAGATTCAGACAACGCTCAAATTGATGAAAATGTTTCTCCGGATGACCTGATGCCTGATTCCGATACATTGGTTCACGCAGTTGAACCACAAGAAATTCTACTTGAAAATGGAGATAATGATCAAGTTAAAACTTTACACGCTAATGAAATCAACTCATATACTGAAGATTCGTTACAAATTAATCCATTGACGGAAACTGAGAAAGCAGATAGTCCtcgtaatgataaaaatatcgTGTCGGAACAAATTCCATTCGATTCACCGACTGATAACAGCAATGTTAAAAACTCTATAGCAAATAAGTCTAGTATACCAAAACTGATAAGGATCTTGCCTAATGTAAAGTCCAAGAGCGATAAAGCATCTCCAAAACTAATTGTTTCTAAGGTTCCAGTACGTCGAACATCTCTTAAACAATATCCCGCCCCGGCTCCCCCTAAATCGCATTTTGGTAACATTCAAAGTGGTCATGTGAAGCAATTGCAAACTAGACTTTTTAACAACAAGGCGACTCCTTCTAAACCGGTTGCTACAACATCGGAAATGCCAGTAGTACAAGCAACAACTTCAACGTTACACAAGAAAAAACCAGCTCCTCTTCCacctttaaaacataatttagagAAACAGCTCTCGCCACCTAAGACGACCACTCCTCCTAAAGAAAAAAAGCCATTTTTCCGCGAAACCTGTCGCACAGAAGATGAATGGACCGATAGCGATTCTGAAAACTCACAAGTTCAGATCATAAGGCCAACTGAAGAACCAAAACATTCACCGCCATCTCCACCTCCACCAATAACCGTGAGAAGGGTTTCTGGTCAAATCATTGATTTAGCAAAAGTGAGACTTCCAGAAGGTTCACCAGAG AGGCAAGCCCGCATGCTACTCGCTGAGGGAGCAACAGAGACGTGGGAGCAGGCCCAGCTTGCTGTAGAGCTAATATCACAGGGCGCTGACACACCAGCTGCCCTGTTAGCAGCGCTAGAATGCATTGACATGTCATCTGCTCTTGCTTATTTATACCAAGACTGCGAACTATGTGCGTCTCGACTTCCAGAGCATGAG ATGGTGTCAATGTTGCGTTGCACTCATCGTTGTTGTCGAGAATGTGCTCACCATTATTTCACCGTACAAATAACTGAGAGAAGTATTGCTGACTGCGTATGTCCGTATTGTAAACTACCAGAATTGGAAAGTCTCCCTGAAGACGCCTGGCTTGAATATTTTGCACATTTGGACATACTTTTGAAAACTCTGCTGGAAATAGATGTTCACGAGTTGTTTCAGCGAAAG TTACGAGACCGGACTTTAGCTCGAGATCCAAACTTCAGATGGTGTATGGAATGCTCGTCAGGATTTTTCGTTcatccaaaacaaaagaaaatacgcTGTCCAGAATGTCGATCGATAAGTTGCGCAACTTGCAGAAAACCG TGGAATACCAATCATGAGGGTCTGACTTGTGAACAATACACAGCGTGGCTGGAAGACAACGATCCTGAACGCTCTGTTACGGCAATACAACAGCATTTACGAGATAACGGACTTGAGTGTCCACGATGCCACTTTAAGTACTCTCTGTCCAG GGGCGGCTGCATGCATTTCACATGTACTCAATGCAAGTACGAGTTCTGTTACGGCTGTGGGAAGCCATTCACAATGGGTGCAAGATGTGGCCTTAGTGAATACTGCGCCAAGCTAGGACTTCACGCCCATCACCCCCGCAACTGTCTGTTTTATTTAAGAGACAAGGAACCACATGAGCTGCAAACTTTACTTCAG ATGAACAACGTTACATATGAGACAAATGCGGCGGACGGCAGCACCGGGCGCTGTCCCGTGCAACTGCAACGAGAAACACCTACTGGACTCGTGGATGGCACTTGCGGTAGCGAAGTTCCAGCTAACTTTGCAGGGCTCTGCAA GATGCACTACGTGGAGTACCTGGCGGGGCTGGCGCGCGGCCTCGACCCTATCCCCATCATGGACGTGAGCGAGCTCGTGGCCGAGTTGCGCCGCCGCGCGCTGCCGCTGCCCGAGCGCGGGCCCTGGGACACAGACCCTATCTATGCCGGGATGTGTGCGGAG ATAGTCAAAGAGAAGATTCCACTGGATTAA